CCATTGTTGAAAAGACCAAAATGTACTGCTTTGGAACAACCCTTCAGCAAGTTAATAATATATTGGGAAAGCAAACATTCTTCAAAATCAGACTTCCCGGGCAACGTCTTTGatgtattttcttaaattactgCTATTGCAATAATTTAGATTACTGATAGGAAGAATAATATTGAAGGTGCTAGAAAAATACGGGTGTGTTAATATTAgccaaagcagaatatttttaccttttttttcctcagaaaactgTGCAGTGCCCTCATCATAGCCATCACTTTCAGCTCTCCCAAGCCGTACCGGCAGGGCAGCGAGCCATAGCAGCATTCCAAAGATGCGTTTCTGATGGGGAAATGAATTCACCCCCcctatatgaaatattttcagtagcaCGTGTGCATTACCCTGCCAAAGCCAGGTGCTCCTGTTGGTGCACGGTGTCACACAGTCCCGTGCGCTGGGAGCACATATGGATTTAATTCCCTGCCAGCTTTAGCAACTAGAGAAGGTATTTCCTTGTTCTAGAAACAGTCAGAGACACCGTAGTCCCAAGCTACTGGAagttagggaaaaaaaggccCATTTCCGTCTGTCTGGAGAGGGCTGTTGCAGACTGCCATTGCTGTCAATCCCAGAACTTTATCCGTGTGTAAGGTGGGCTGAAACTGGAGGGTCTCTGTGCACAAGACAGCTGTCATGTTTTCAGTTCAAGGGACAGCTTGTATTGTTGGGGACGTCATTTTACTTGGAACAGCATGAGTGCCCCATGTCACTACGTGTGTTCCTCCCAGTTGTCTTGCTTTTTCACCCTTTTTAGTCTCACGTGTCAAAAGGGTGTCTTTAAGTTTGTTTGAATTGATTGATAGCAGATGAACTGAAATGACAATAAACTGTTGCTACTATTGTTGGTTGTCAGCTCGTGCCTTCTCCTTCTACAAAGCATATTGCCTTCCTgatttcccattatttttcacTTATGTTCCTGTGGTGTTATCCTGCTACTCAGTGCAGACTCCCAGATCTGCGGCCAGATCAATCAAGCAGTAGGTGTCCTGGTCAGCATCTGCACGAAGTGAAAATGATAGGCCCAGCTCATAAATACAGCAGTTGCTGGTCTGTCCTGCAGAGCAAGTCCTGGCTGATTCGGAGGGCGCCTGGTCATGTGAAAGGCCAGCCAGTCCCTAAAGTCACAGTTGCTCTCTGAAGTTGGTAGATCAGTTGACTCCTGATGATTGGTTCCGACATTGCAGTCTGTTGTTGGAAATGGGTGTCGCGATGAAAGCGTTACTACTTGGCAAGACTAAAACGGTGGGCAATGAGAAAGAGAACCATGGGTCGAATGTTGCACAAACTACTTCATGTAAGATgttgcaagaagaaaataatccaCGAGTACAGTGGAATGGGTGCTCTAATGTTGATTTACTCTTGTCTTTTTGATATCTGCACTAGATCTCAGCTTGCCACGCATTTTTCTTGTTACtagcagaatatttattttattttctcttcttcttgtAGAAAATTTTACTACATCACACTGCTGAGAGACCCCGTATCTCGTTACCTCAGCGAATGGCGTCACGTCCAACGAGGAGCTACTTGGAAGACCTCCTTGCACATGTGTGATGGCAGAACACCAACTCCTGAAGAGCTGCCGTCGTGCTATGAAGGCACAGACTGGTCAGGCTGCACACTGCAGGAGTTCATGGATTGCCCGTATAATTTGGCCAACAACCGCCAAGTGAGGATGTTGGCTGACTTGAGCTTGGTGGGCTGCTACAACATGTCTTTCATCCCAGAGAACAAGCGAGCACAGATCCTGCTGGAGAGCGCAAAAAAGAACCTCAAAGACATGGCCTTCTTCGGCCTGACAGAGTTCCAGAGAAAGACTCAGTACCTGTTTGAGAGAACTTTTAACCTGAAATTCATCCGTCCTTTTATGCAGTACAACAGTaccagggcaggaggggtggagGTTGATAATGACACCATCCGGAGGATTGAGGAGCTCAATGACTTGGACATGCAGCTCTATGACTATGCAAAGGACCTCTTCCAGCAGCGCTACCAGTACAAACGGCAGCTAGAGAGGATGGAGCAGAGGATAAAGAATCGGGAAGAGAGGCTTCTTCACCGGTCCAATGAAGCACTTCCCAAGGAAGAGACCGAAGAGCAAGGACGCTTGCCCACTGAGGACTACATGAGCCATATTATAGAGAAGTGGTAGCCTAGGCAGACTTTTATATTAATGGTATTGTAGGGTTTCCATATAAAAGATCAtggaagtaaaattacaaaaacaacaaaaaatattttatttaaaagcaagtcTGTAAAACAGAAGATAGATTGCTTCCTTAAGCATAGGGTCTTTTTACTGTTTCTTACAAGACCGAtgagattcttaaaaaaaaataaatacataaaaataaaaaaagggtcAACATTATAATACAGAGGTAAAAAATGTACACATGCAGTTACCCACTCTTAAGGCCAAATACAAAAGAATGTTTCTTATCCTCACAATTCAAACAGAAATGGCACAAGTAGGATTTTTTAAATCTGGTTATCCCCTGAGCATAATGATGTGAagatacataattaaaaaatgaggAAACGGAGGTTTTCTTTTGCGGGTGTTTTTGGAATTGGGATGGGAATTGCATCGCTTGTAAGTAAATGATAACAGTGACGAAGTTGAGGGTGGGTGTGCTGTCCTGTCAGGCGGTGTGATCTGACAGCAAGGGCGGTCACTTCATTTCAGCTGGCAGCCACTGCCAGAAAGTGGAATGccataaaaatagaagaaaaacatcagaGGATGAGAAACATTGAAGCAAATTGACTATGGCCTAAGATATGTACTTAGCACAGTGTTTTTGATACATTGCACTGGTATCACATACACATACGCGACTTCATCACAAAAATAATTGGGAATTCACGCGCAGAGCTCCCAGGTTTGTTTCACAGGCAGGTCCCAAAACAAGTTAAAAGCTGACCAAATTCCACGTGGGCTCGAACGTGCACTCACATGCTATCCTGTCACCCTACACAACTGCTTCCCATGCCATCATTAGTATTATGTGTTAACATCCCATGAAAACCCTATCCTACAtactgaaaaaacaaaaggaagcagcATTTAAATAGCAATACTCCCTCATAAATCTGCACGACAAGTTCCAGGGAAGACCCTGCAAATAATCAGTCATTAATGGGAACACGATGAGGGGTGATTTTGTTTCGTTTGTTGCTATGTGAAATACTGAACTAGAACAGGCATACAGACATATCcgtatctgtatttttttcagttatttttacttgcttttatcAAGAGAGAATGGGCATCAGCCTGCTTCCAGTGAAATCACTAGAACTGATATAAGTGGGAACAGGATGGGGCTCTCTTCCAGAGCTGTGAAAATATCTGACTATGGGTCTGAATTATGAGACAGTACGCGTTGTCTTTTGGCAGAGTGCCTGTTCTGCAGCTCTTACGTTAAATGAACAAGCTGTGTTCATAAAACTGGAAAGGGGAATCTTGGATAATGTTTTTTTAGTCTCAGACCAATTTCAAAGCAGAACTCTTTCAATGCTGTTTTCTAGGGACTCATGTAAGTTTAATCCTCCAGAGTGGTGACAGTGTAACCAGGTTCTGCTTACTGACTTTTGAGTCATAGAGCAACAATGATTTCTCTAATTCCTTTTCCCACTCTCCAAATTAAAGTATGGcttattttcttgctgttgcaAGCACTTCTTTGTTTGGCTGGAAGCATGGAAATGAAGCAGTTTTTGCCTGTTTCATGTCTCACCCCGTTATTACTCAGCCTGTAAGACCTGAACCAGCTATTGTTTAGGGTAAACTATGAACCAAATGGAATATGATTTGATTTTCAAAGGCTTTGTTAACTGCAGATCAAATATGGCATTGAAATCActggaggagaggcagagagctgATGCATTCAACTTTAGCATGTCATTTTCACAGCGTCCCTTTCCCATCACACAAATCCACTGAAGTGCTGCTTGtttggtattttaattttctctctgcctcCGTACACTGTTTCCAACAGTTTCAAATTCAGACTGAGTTTCGCAAAAGAGGGGCTGCCTTAAGCAGAGAAGCTGCCTTGTTTCTTCTGTGTACACCCTGGGGGCTACACCTTGCTTTTGGAGATGTTCTTCTCCAGAAGGGTAAAGATGACAAcaaacttaaaagcagaaaatacaaacagcacTTTGGGCTCAAATACAACCCTGTTACAGCCCCGATCCAAAGTCCACCAAAGTCGAAGGATGtcttttctgttgatttcagatGGATTTTGATCAGGTCCACATCCTTGTGCTGCGAAGTGCTCAAGCACACGCTCGTTTGTCTCCAAGCACGGTGGGACATTGCTACATTGCCACCCGTCCATTCAGCTGGTACCAGTatttgctgctggtgttgctgtcTTTAAGGTTCTCTCAGTGCTTCTGCCACAAAACAGCCCCTGCTCCCACAGGTGTGTAGCCTGGCCATAAGCGTGTCCTCCCAGCCAAAAAGTGGGAAGCAAAATGAAGCAATTTTCGGTTGTTGGCTTGGGGGCAGAAGGTATTACAGATCCATTTGCTCATCTCTGAATTCCAAGACTGGGAGGAGCTATGTCTGCTAGTTCCCAGTGCTTTTATGTGTTGTTGtaactaaagaaaacatttatattttaaaaatgcaattttatgGGCTGTTTACCCACAAAACCAATACACACGATATAAAAAGCAACCTTTTTATATGCATAGTTTCCAGCTTTACCCAAAGGCTTTTCGCTGTGCGTTCTGCGTTATGGATCCGTAATGCACAAACGGTGACTGCAGTGAATCCATGCTGGGGGTGCATGTGAGCTCAGCCGAGCGGTGAGTGCCCGGGCAGCTCTGCCTACGCTGGCACTGACATTCTGTACCgaaggccaaattctgctctcatcTACCAAAGGGTGACAGTAAACGGGACTGTGCGTGATTTGGACCGGTAGCATTATTTGGCCCGGTTTGCCTGAGTTGTTCGGTGTTATGGGCTCTGAGTAACCAGCTGGATTGTAATGGATCTGTCTGCAGGGTTCTCTAAATCAGAGGCAGCCTCTGACCCTAGAAGCATGTCAGTAGAAGACTTTGttccagcattttctttgtaatgtATTGCAGTaacaagcaaaagaaatgaaACTATCTTGCAAACTGTCTTGTTAACAGTTTCACTTCAATCCACAAAAGGAAGGCTGATCTCAGCTTAGCACTGAGGCAGAAATTTCTAGATTCAAATCCTGCGCCTGGCaaatgcctcagtttctccacctGTACACTGGGAATAGCAAATTTACGCACTGCAAAGAGCTACTCCCAGGTATGAGAAGTTTAGGGCACTTTGAAACAGATTCTAAGTATGGGAAATGAAAAGAATGACCCAAAAGACATCGCTTACCCTGGCTGCTGTGCTGGTCTGTTTATGGCTGCAAGCCATGCTTTAATTTATTGTAAGTGCTGCGTGCCAGAGCATGGGCTGCAAGACATACCTGGCACTATCTTCTTCCTTTAGTGGGTTTAAGGGAACTTTTTTAACATAATGTGAATGTAGTTTTTTGTGATTTCTGTGTACTACAGTTTGAAGTAGtacaatttcttttatttttaggacTGATCATTTGATGCTACAATAACATGAGAAATGTATGTGTAGTTTTAAAATGAATGGAGAACAACGGCTTTGAGGCACTCCAGCAGAAGTAGAGGGCAGATAGTATGTTCTTGTTCAGTATATGCCCctttcttccaaaatgttttcccttcttcACCACATAAAGTGTTTCTTCGTGGGACCCGTCAATGCATCACGATCCATGTCAGCAGTAGGTGAGTGCTGGGTACAGTGAGGGCAGGTGCAAGATAGTGCCTGTCTCTTACTGGAGTTGGTGAGACAGTTGCccataaattcagatttttacctAGTCGGATGCTTGTCCATCCCACAGTGCTTCTGATGTGGTTCCAAGGACACCCCTTGAAAAGCCTTTACAAAAGCTAGGGCTGTGTTTCTAAGGGTTTGTACAGTCGGCAGTATTAGTGTGAGCGAGCATTTTAGACAGCCAGTTATCTGGTACCAGGGCAAAGATGATGCCTCTGCCACCTTACACTGCGCTAACCCTTGCACATCTGCAAATGAGGGTGATGGTCTTAAGTGGGGAGTTGCCAGCAGACTCCACTCCTGCTTTGGGAGGGTGGAAAGGCCAAGACATACTGCAGCGCTAAGGAGGAGGTGGTCATTTTTACTTTTAGTCCCCTGAACAGTGTTAACTTCACCGCTTGGTAGGTGGTGTTGCTGAACAAAATTTTGTTATTGCTCATTTGTCTCATCCCTGCTAGCACTGTTGAAGGAGTTTGCTTCCTACTCCATAGTTTCCCAGACAGTCAGATGCCACCTTGTACCCTACCCAGGTCGCAAAATGCTGGACTGGTAAGGTTGCAGACCCAGGCTGGCATGGGATTCAAAGTCGTCAACAAAAGAACTGTCAGCAAAGGATCAGTGTGAATTTCTGGCTTGCCTGAATTTTTCCCTTTGTGCCCAACATTTTGGAATAAATGAGGAGCACTTCAGATTGATGTTTTTGCACCCCATGGTCCCTTACTTGCTTACAAAACTGGGATGGCAATGGAAGGTAGCATAAAGGAAGGTCCCAACAAGCTTTTGAATCCTCTCTCCCAGGGCTGTCCAGTAGGAGCAGGAAGGACAGTGCCGTTGCTGAGAATACGAGCAGGGCAGAAGGACCACCACAGTGGCAGCACGGACACACGCCAGTTAGGAAGTTTTTGCTCTGAGACCATCAAATCACTTCACAGAGACCACTGAACAGCTACAGAAGGTAATGACTGACATTACCAGAACAGGGCCTGACCTGGATTTATATCCTGGGATTAAAAGCTTCTCTAGCTTCCTACTGACGTTTAGAGTTACTCAGACACCCTCCTGTCCCAGAGAATATTCTGAATGTCACAAAAATAGGTCACGCTACAGAAATTTGCAACACAGACTATGCTAACCGTTGTGTTTCCAGGGCTGTAGTTTGGAATGCAACTCGCACTATCTGCTGGATTCAAATCACAGGGCTGGCTGCATTATCTTTTTGATCTTGCTTTCACTAATACTAGCAGATCACGTTCCAGTGGCACAAGTGAATGCAGGATTCGCTGCCTGATCTGCAGCAGAGCCAAGCCTTCAGAGCACGGGTCAGTTAGGAGCAGTTCAGGTAAACCAGCGAGCAGTGGAGCTCCTGTCTGCGCACACCAGTCCGAGCTGTCTGTGGTTGTTTCCTTTGCCCCATCTGCAGGAGTTCTGCCAAGGTAAATGCAGTACTGATAAGCACGTGGGTATTAAAGCCTGTATTGTCCCAGCTGCAGGTGGTTTTCTCTGCAATTTTTAGCCATGCAagctgaaaagaaggaaaaaaaagatttgcaaatGAGTCTGTCTCATCCctcaaagctccacaattcccccTCCCTGTTTTCCCCCAGGTGTCAATTCTGCAGACTGGATTGAGAGAGCTGTACTATAATGAATAATTTTATATTCAAATGGTTTACTGAGCATGATTTGTTTTGTACATATTGGAATAtgatttaacttatttttattgccccttttcatcttttttttttcataaggaaGACAAAAATCCCCACCCTCTCTCAATGTGAAGttgctctgtgtttgtgtgtagTCTGCCAGGCAAACACGCAACAGCCACAGGATTTCTCACCATCCCTACCcatatctgattttatttttcattggcATTTGGTTTTGTCTGAGGCTTTGCTTACattgtctcttctttcctttccggTGCACAATCTgcacagggaagggaaagggcaaTGCAGGCAGGACTTTCTcgttctccctctcccctttcttGCGTATTTCACCTACCAAGGAACTCAGTTCTTATCCTCTAGGAGTTGTGTGACTGagggtaaaaaaaatacaactgtcCCCCTACCCACCTTCCATCCTCCATATTGTAGATCAAACAGATTCAGCTTCTCTGAAAGTGATTGTGGCTGGAGTCATTCCATTGGGCTGAATGTGtatggtttgcatttttttttccacttctggagctaaaaaataacaaaagacaactgtttaacttgaGCCAAGTAACACTTaaagctttatatatttatttatagcatcttacaaaaaaaaaaaaagtgttaaaaggttttttcttttcgtCCACAAGaaaaattggattaaaaaaaataatcatctaaTTGTTTTTGTCTAGATCAAGAATGAATGTTAGCAGATGAAATAAACCCTAAAACTGAGCATCTGTCATGTGTGTTGTCCTTGCATTGGCCTTTGGATGCTGTTTCAGTGTGCCTTGCCTTCCTGTATTACAGAAAGATAACGCTGCCAGTGCAGTTGATGGAGAACatttttctggtaaaaaaaaccaaactcctaACACAGAAATATTCAAGCGGAAACTGCAGTCTCTTTATTCCTATTGTTAACACTTGAGACAACATTACAAAAAGCCCTTAAACCTCCTAAAACcaatcaccttttaaaaattaattacctttAATACTGTACAGTcctcttacttttctttttcagtcattgCAATGAACAGATTTGCAGGCAATAAATGGTGATTGGTATATCAAATACTACAGAACAAtcaacagaatttttttgtttgatattcAGAAGTACTTTGACCAAATGTGATCTATGAAAATGCTCTCCAGTTACAGAACTGAAATAAGCTGTGCACCTGGTTTTGATAAAGTTCGTAAATTAGATGATAAGAAAATGATGATACAAGTGCTTTACAGTATCCTAAGTGAGAACAGCTAGATGTCTATGCAACTGTAGTGAATAACACTAGTTATTTTACCCAAGCACCATTACACTTCAGTTTCTACCAcagatgctggaggagctggtggcagtGTGTCAGCCATCCCAGCGCTGCTGCTTGGGGggtgttttctcttcctcctgtgaAAGTAAGCCCATTCAAGTAACTGGAGGCCTAACCAGTTAATATTTATAAACGTGCCACTAGCAGGACCACCGCACTGCATCAGTTCATATTGCTGAGAGGGATCTCGGCAAGTTTTACTTGCCGGGTGGTGCAAGGTCTGGTGGAAGGTGCAGGTGAGCGTTGGTGCGAGGGTAACATCGCTCTCATCGGGGAAGCGAAGGCACAAAAACTTCGCAGTCATTCACCGCAGGCTGTACCACCAGCCTTCACACCCGCTTCTCTGGCCCAGAGCCCTTTGCTGTAACGGCCAGGTGGCAGTTCCTCGATGGAAGTGCTCAATTTAACCTCCCATCAAGGGCTCCTCCTAGCCACTACCACTGATGGAAAGGGAACCATGCTCCAAAGGAGGCAGTCTTTGGTTAACCTCCTAATTTCATTCACCTTGGAACAAGAAGGCCCACTCCCTGCTTGATGCCGCCGGTGGGAGGGTCCTGCCTCAGGTGGGCAGAACCTTCCCAAAGCGTGGCGTGCCCCCTCCCGCCCAGCAGTGTGCAGTGACGCTGCCCCTCAGCAAAATGGCAGCCGCAACGGCCCaactgcctcctctccctcctccgaCTGCCTCGGCCCTGCCCTCCGCCGGTCCTGTGGGGAGGGCGGGGATGGCGGAGCACTGGCACCCCTGGCTCCCATGTTCTCCCATTGGGGTGGGGGCTGTGGTGCCAGGCAGGAGGTGGAGAAGGGGCTCCCCGCCACCTCCGGAatgcgctctgcaggctgccaTAGGGTTTGTGCCTGTGACCTCTCTGCGTGGAGCTCTGGGTAGCCGCTGTAGCCCTGCTGTGCCTCAGGGCCCTgggtggcagctgggggggctcaTATCCTGCGGTCTGCTTGTGTGGGGTGCtctgaggaacctggtctagtgggaggtgtccttgcccagggtgggggtgttggaactagatgacctttaaggtcccttccaacccaaaccattccatgatgtTGCCCACCAGCATCGCTTTTCTAGTAGGCAGAGTAGGCACCAAAGAGCCTGGCTGCCTTAATTGGGGCAGGCTGCGCTGAGAGTCTGGGCATTCCTGTTGCTGAGACCTGTGTGCTTCCAAACCTGGGTGCCTAGAACATCATCATCATCCAGTGGCTTGGAGCACTGTGGGTTGGTGGCCTGTGCTCCTTACAGAGCTTTAAAAGGGTGCAGCAGCCAGGGTACGGACACAGCTCATTCTGCTGGGTGGAGTCCTGTACTGTGGCGGTGTTCCTGTTTTGAAAGTACTGTTTTCTCCTCCTTAATCTTCCTTTCCATAAAGCCTGAGAGACACCACATGAAGTCTGTGCAGGCAAAGTGCTTTCATTTGCATATGGTCTTTCTGCACCATCTTTAATATGGTTCTTCTCGCTCAATGCTAAAAGCCTCCAGGAAAAGGAGAGTGGATAGCTAGCAAGCAGATGGAAGGGAGACTTCTTGTATTGCAAGAACCGGTGTAGGAAGGGGAAAGGATGCTGAAAGAGGATTAAAAGAAGCAGGGAAATTAGTTACTAAGGGGAGAGCCTccagagggtttgttttttttttttctcttgctggaaCCTTGGTCACACTGATGATGGTTCAGTTTCCTTATGCTTGAGTCCAAGATGTTCCTGCTCCTAGGCACATCTAGGCATTGCCTCCGGGGGATGTGCTGCCTCAGGTTAATTGGGAAGTGCCCTCCTTTACATCCTGCTGTTACCCTAACAATAAGCAGCCCCTGGCTGCTTCGCTGCCCCAGGTGGCAGCCTGCTCTTCCTGAATGGAAAGCTGATCCTGACAGTACCATATCAGAGGAGGTGGTGCTGAGCCCTTGTCAGAGGGATGTGTTTTGTTTCTCTGGCTCAGGCACTCGCACAGAATTACTTTAACTCTTTAATAACATCTTTCATGCTGCTGTCTactggaggaggaaaagcagtgtACGTATACACTAGTGCCAAAGGTTTTCTGCATTAATTGATTTTTGGGTAGTACAggttccttttttccttgttgaGGATTTTTGTGTGGGTCCATGTAATCCTGAACAGCCTCTTTGTCAAAGAGCAGGAAGAGGGATGGAGATTATTGCATAATTAAATGTAGATCTAGCAACATCTGCATATATCTATGGATTTTGTAAAAGTGGGCAGAGGAGGGCATGGGGTTTAGGAAAGCCCCATGCATTGCAGTTTATAATGCTTTATGATGTAGTACTTCAGTGGTGCTTACAGTAGGGATGTAAAAAAATTTACatatagataaaaataaaattgtgggCTTTCTGCAACTGGAAATGCTCATCTGGGCACATCAGCTTAGACcctctgctgcagggagggaaaTAAGACATGTTCATACaatattcaaacaaaataaaaaaatatcgtAGGCTTAACGGTAAAGCAATTTGAGCTTTACTATAGTTATTATTTCATGAACTTCAAATTAAAAGGGTTAGTCaatgaaatatttgtgaaacTAACAGCATTTAATAGACTATTGCTACGTATCTGTTAAAGCAGTTACAGGTTGCAAGTAAGGAAGGCTTCACTAGCCAGGCCCTGCACACTTTAATTGATCTGGGCAGTAAGTGGCTTGGAGAAGAAACCATACATGTTCATATTTTGCAAGCATTACCTATAAGCCTAAAATGAATACAATTATCAGTCTCTATTAATATTAATCAGACCGTACTGTAGTATATTCAGGTGCTTTGGTATGTTTTACTGTTTCTTAGGTCTTAGAAATTCTTTGCCTGACATGATTTCACTCATTTCTCTCTTTAGTGTTTCTCTTCTcaaaagtttttggttttttttttttttactctgagtGCTTTCATGTCTCTGCCTTCCTTACTCTTGCCCACTCCCTATCCTGCTACCGAGAAGGTTTGTCACCAGTGAGTGAGGACACGTAGTATCTCAAGCAGGGATCTTGTGCCTCTtgcactgggggctgcagaaCTGGGGTCTCAAAATGTTTGAATTGATACCAGCCAACAACACAAGGGAAAACCTGAATAGCTGTCCTCTAGGAGCTGGGAATGCATGCGTGATAGCAGTGCTTTGCAGTTGTCTAACAAGctgttatttatatatttattttgctctcCCAGCTAGCAATATCATTCTATCAGGCTATGGTTATAGATTCCAGATATTTGTGCAATAAATTAGTAATAGTGATAAATAATAAACACTTAATTCATGCTGCTTTAAAACATTCTAGTTCTTACTGGATTCAGTTTAAAAGCTCCTTCTTTGTTGACTTAAACCAAATGTTATACTCAGTTATGCTGTAAATAGTAAAGAAATTCCACGTGGCCTAATCTAGTTAATTCAGGCTGGATACCTGATACTGAAATGAATATGTGGTAATCACTCATCGATTTTCTGGCATAGGCAGTGACAACATGTATAAATCATATGGCCTTTGTGAGAGAGTAAATAACTTCCTCGTTGGGATTGTATTATTATTGCCAGCCATTGTTTTCTGAACAAGAGCTTGCAGCCAAATTAGTGAGTGCTCAGATATTTTGCATACCACGACAGCCCCCATCAGTCCGTGTTTCTACTgattgtgttttcttctgttcccttAATCTCAAATATTTTGATGCCAAATGAGAATTTATAAACTGATACCAGTTAGCCACAACTTCTTGTAGGATATGATTTTACCAGGTGAATGCACAATTAAACCTTTTGTACTGCTGGAAATATTAAAGATCAGCCCTGCCGCTTAGTACTGCATTGTGGGGCAGTTAATGGAGGCTTTGCTCCCAGACTGGAGAACTTGGATCTCGATAACTGCACCATTGGGAGAGATGCAATATCCGACCCTCTGGATTGAGAGATCTGCTATAAGTCTGCTAAAGTTTCTTAGCTTTTGGTCAAGATCAAGTGGAGAGTAATTCCAAAGCATTCGAGAGCATGTGGTCATCTGTTTTGAGGACAATGTAGCCTGCTGAAGTAGCTAAAATCAGTTATtttgggggtgggagtggggacAATGGTCCTGTTTGAGGAAAAAATCTCTTGAGAATAACCTACTAATATTATCATGGGGCCCTTTATCACAACTGGTTTGCATAGtttttcatgcatttatttttgagTACTGTTGTGAGGCAAATGATTTTTCTCCTCACTTGGAAAGCTTGTTGAAGGAAGGTATGGAAAACTGGGAAACAAAGTGCTGGCTGAAGACCTGGCCCTGCTGGGCATGGCCTCGTCTCTAGTTCTTCACCATCACCTTTGGAGAGAGAAGTCTGTAGCAGTGCTCAGTCTGAGCAAATAGTCAGGCTTTTTGTtgcttctttgaaatattttaataacttagAGGCCATTTTAGCTGTCCGTGTGCCTGTTGGACTCCACTCTGGTGGGTGCTGCGTGCCATGCCATTGCTATGCGTGCCGTACCCAGTAGGACACTAGCATGGCTGCCTTCCCCAATGCATCAACAAACCCAAGATTAGCTCTGCCAAGACAGCATGCTACGGCAGGGGCATACCTCAGTGGGCTGAAAT
The sequence above is a segment of the Larus michahellis chromosome 6, bLarMic1.1, whole genome shotgun sequence genome. Coding sequences within it:
- the HS6ST1 gene encoding heparan-sulfate 6-O-sulfotransferase 1, with the translated sequence MKRAGRTMVERTSKFLLIVAVSVCFMLILYQYVGPGLSLGSPSGRSYSEELDLFPTPDPHYVKKYYFPVRELERELAFDMKGEDVIVFLHIQKTGGTTFGRHLVQNVRLEVPCDCRPGQKKCTCYRPNRRETWLFSRFSTGWSCGLHADWTELTNCVPGVLDRRESAAAKTPRKFYYITLLRDPVSRYLSEWRHVQRGATWKTSLHMCDGRTPTPEELPSCYEGTDWSGCTLQEFMDCPYNLANNRQVRMLADLSLVGCYNMSFIPENKRAQILLESAKKNLKDMAFFGLTEFQRKTQYLFERTFNLKFIRPFMQYNSTRAGGVEVDNDTIRRIEELNDLDMQLYDYAKDLFQQRYQYKRQLERMEQRIKNREERLLHRSNEALPKEETEEQGRLPTEDYMSHIIEKW